The following coding sequences are from one uncultured Bacteroides sp. window:
- a CDS encoding TonB-dependent receptor codes for MKNVIEKFQKVPYLLMLMLLTSMSASAQFQVKGTIVSAKDSEPMIGVAVFENGTNNGTITDLTGNYSIQVRSSNSKITVSFVGFKSQTIQVNGRKVINIHMEEDAKVLDEVVVVGYGVQKKSDITGAIASVSADDIKNLSTVDAGAALQGKAAGIQVLNTSGAPGQGAAIRIRGYSSNSDKLGPLLIVDGLKVDNIQYLDPSMIESMEVLKDAASAAIYGAQAGNGVVLITTKTGNGANGRPKITYSFKAINQSLGKTPEIFGAKDWIKYKELSGYDMKTLCEANGVNYDNPKETDWVKEVFGDSWATQHSVTFQDGNDKGHFFTSINYINNDGIVRGKKDTYTRLTGQLNADYQLYKWIKVGTNTSIEKWATRSIAHQSAYGSMLAPALLLDPLTPVYWNSVDDFTTDMKEQYATNPETILIAPNGKYYATSKFQMDDNGNPLLQRDRRNAKSSGFSIRGTAFADLTPIDGLVMTSRFSYRISQTNNHDYAEPYYMNGQAKATDYSISASANNNHYYQWENFVNYNKTIFEKHNVGGMVGMSYTEFRSDDVSASATGTGGNKILSGDADNFKYLNYVNAAETTTKSIGNLPGLSTSLSYFGRFLYTYDNRYSLQFNYRADAFDTSKLPSDKRWGKFPSVAVGWNITNEKFIADNISSDLLSFLKFRASWGRNGNVNVLSNYPYISPISYNDAWYQYGDNPAQNYGSYPSGLANPNLKWETSEQLDFGLDMRFFSDRLAVALDYFNKDTKDLLISTNPVPEVFVNSTIVNAGKINNRGFELEATWKDHIGDFKYNISANFSTLRNRVTYLYDDITRITSNTGGVDGTNNFVRSAFEEGHSIWYFRAYDYVGVDKKTGDAQFRNHGGEIVSSSELSEQDMADLGSAIPKYTYGLTLNMEYKGFDFSVFGTGVGGNKIFNILYRADTPMRNSLKYYMDHAWSPTNQNASMPAVANVAHDRYFWGSSASMFSGSYFKIKQIQLGYTLPKIITKKAAIKELRFFVSLDDFFTFSSYPGMDPETATTSRNGGGGYDIGTYPTMKKCTFGASFAF; via the coding sequence ATGAAAAATGTAATTGAGAAATTTCAGAAGGTTCCTTACTTATTGATGCTTATGCTTTTGACATCTATGTCAGCATCGGCACAATTTCAAGTCAAAGGTACAATTGTCTCAGCTAAGGATTCTGAGCCAATGATTGGTGTAGCTGTTTTTGAAAATGGAACAAACAATGGTACTATTACTGATCTTACAGGTAATTATTCAATTCAAGTGCGAAGCAGTAATTCAAAAATTACTGTCTCTTTTGTGGGTTTTAAATCTCAGACTATTCAGGTTAATGGTCGCAAGGTGATTAATATCCATATGGAAGAGGATGCAAAAGTTCTTGACGAAGTGGTCGTTGTAGGTTATGGTGTTCAAAAGAAAAGTGACATTACAGGTGCTATTGCATCGGTGAGTGCAGATGACATCAAGAACCTTTCGACAGTAGATGCTGGTGCTGCTCTTCAAGGTAAGGCTGCCGGTATTCAGGTTTTGAACACATCCGGTGCTCCCGGTCAAGGTGCTGCAATCCGTATTCGCGGTTATTCATCAAACTCAGATAAACTTGGCCCTCTATTGATTGTAGATGGTTTAAAGGTGGATAACATCCAATACCTTGACCCTTCTATGATTGAGTCTATGGAGGTTCTTAAGGATGCTGCTTCGGCTGCAATCTATGGTGCTCAGGCTGGTAATGGGGTTGTTCTTATTACAACAAAGACTGGTAATGGTGCAAATGGTCGTCCGAAAATAACGTACTCTTTCAAGGCTATCAATCAGAGTCTTGGTAAGACGCCTGAAATTTTTGGTGCAAAAGACTGGATCAAATACAAGGAATTGTCCGGTTACGATATGAAGACTCTTTGTGAGGCTAATGGCGTTAATTATGACAATCCTAAAGAGACAGACTGGGTTAAGGAAGTTTTTGGTGATAGCTGGGCTACTCAACATTCTGTTACATTCCAGGATGGTAATGACAAAGGCCATTTCTTTACTTCGATAAACTATATTAATAATGATGGTATTGTACGCGGAAAGAAAGATACTTATACCCGTCTTACCGGTCAACTAAACGCAGATTATCAACTTTACAAATGGATTAAGGTTGGTACCAATACTTCTATTGAGAAGTGGGCTACTCGCAGCATTGCTCATCAGAGCGCTTATGGTTCTATGTTAGCACCAGCTCTTTTGCTTGACCCTCTGACTCCTGTATATTGGAATAGTGTTGATGACTTTACTACGGATATGAAGGAACAATATGCAACAAATCCTGAAACCATCCTCATTGCTCCGAATGGTAAGTACTATGCTACTTCTAAATTCCAGATGGATGACAATGGTAACCCTCTTCTTCAACGTGACCGCCGTAATGCAAAGAGCTCCGGTTTCAGTATTCGGGGAACAGCTTTCGCTGATTTAACTCCTATTGATGGTCTTGTGATGACTTCTCGTTTTTCTTATCGTATTTCACAAACCAATAATCACGATTATGCTGAACCATATTACATGAATGGTCAGGCTAAGGCTACAGATTATTCTATCTCTGCTTCGGCTAACAATAATCACTATTATCAGTGGGAAAACTTTGTTAACTACAACAAGACAATATTTGAAAAACACAATGTTGGCGGTATGGTCGGTATGTCATATACTGAATTCCGCTCGGACGATGTCTCAGCTTCGGCCACCGGTACAGGCGGTAATAAGATTCTTTCCGGGGATGCTGACAACTTTAAGTATCTCAACTATGTAAATGCAGCTGAAACTACTACAAAGAGTATCGGCAACCTTCCGGGACTTTCTACCAGTCTCTCTTACTTCGGTCGTTTCCTTTATACTTATGACAATCGTTATAGTTTGCAGTTTAACTACCGTGCCGACGCATTTGACACTTCCAAACTTCCTTCTGACAAACGTTGGGGAAAATTCCCTTCAGTTGCCGTAGGTTGGAACATCACTAATGAGAAGTTTATTGCAGACAACATCAGCAGCGATCTTCTTTCATTTTTGAAATTCCGTGCTTCTTGGGGGCGTAACGGTAATGTTAATGTGCTTAGTAACTACCCATATATTTCGCCAATTAGTTATAATGATGCTTGGTATCAGTATGGTGATAACCCTGCTCAAAACTATGGTTCTTATCCTTCCGGTCTTGCTAATCCAAACCTCAAGTGGGAAACATCTGAACAGTTGGATTTTGGTCTTGACATGCGTTTCTTTAGCGATCGCTTGGCAGTTGCCCTTGACTACTTTAACAAGGATACAAAAGACCTTCTTATATCTACCAATCCGGTTCCTGAAGTTTTTGTAAACTCAACGATCGTTAATGCTGGTAAGATTAACAATAGAGGTTTTGAGCTTGAAGCTACTTGGAAGGATCATATTGGTGACTTTAAGTATAATATCTCTGCTAACTTCTCTACCTTGAGAAACAGGGTTACTTATCTATATGATGATATCACTCGTATTACTAGTAATACAGGGGGTGTAGATGGTACTAACAACTTTGTACGTAGTGCATTTGAGGAAGGTCATTCTATATGGTATTTCCGAGCATACGATTATGTAGGGGTAGATAAGAAGACTGGTGATGCTCAGTTCCGTAATCATGGAGGTGAAATCGTTTCTTCTTCAGAGTTGAGTGAGCAGGATATGGCTGATCTTGGTAGTGCTATTCCAAAGTATACTTACGGTTTGACTCTTAATATGGAATATAAAGGCTTTGACTTTTCTGTATTTGGTACAGGTGTAGGAGGTAACAAGATCTTTAATATCCTTTATCGTGCAGATACCCCAATGCGTAATTCATTGAAGTATTACATGGATCATGCTTGGAGCCCAACCAACCAGAATGCTTCTATGCCGGCTGTTGCTAACGTAGCTCATGACCGTTACTTCTGGGGTTCTAGTGCTTCTATGTTCAGTGGTTCTTATTTCAAGATTAAACAGATCCAATTAGGTTACACATTGCCTAAAATAATCACTAAGAAAGCTGCTATTAAAGAGCTTCGTTTCTTTGTTTCTTTGGATGACTTCTTTACTTTCTCTAGCTATCCCGGTATGGATCCGGAGACTGCAACAACTTCGAGAAATGGCGGTGGTGGATATGATATTGGTACATACCCAACTATGAAGAAGTGTACATTCGGTGCAAGCTTTGCATTCTAA
- a CDS encoding response regulator: MKSLFLLFAFLLIPFTGYCVGDLNFYNINDTYGIANRETTSICKDADGFIWIASKTGIMRLTDSDCRVYQLPYESMAVVSVEVIWQENHLMAFTNQGEIFWYNPRQDSFERFFNFSKQVKSANLWLFNLEVDADGGLWIASSLGLYYYKDNRCTLIAQLPSGAYHTTRYDADHLIATAPEGIFIVDTKKHHVQRWSGKMDIQPSSLLLDRAMNRLWIGTYSSGLYYFDCTSQKLHVATVPNFPQQCIKSIELVRDSTLWCGIDGRGVWVVSHDGSRKLSTYQEDVDNQFSICGNGVYDVYYESPGRIWVCSVTGGTSVADLSSPTVVQLRHSINNHNSLINNHIHALIEDSRGQLWTGTNSGLSCWKPHSDKWVNYFEERDGETYIVLSLCEDTDGNIWAGTYAHGVYVIDSKSLRIIAHHTQPTGILSKAGFVFDILKDNEGDMWLGGISGEIIRYNHLSRKFETFPKEPVYAMAEWGDRMIILGCNYGLVMLDKETKKLTKILTDNMIQDVVVVQDKIWAGSSGGGLFSYNIRTHTVKRYDTSNGLTSNYVNSLIYADGYLWLGTENGLCRFNTIDKTITTYPSPMNISTISYNSDACFQLQNGMFAWGTSDGVIMQDPKYLYRHKSTSHIYIQDILLSGRSIRQYPDLLPEIPLDSVSEITLDHQQNNVTLNILPLGDDSRTARFSWKMEGVDNDWNTLTDQRFINYTNLNPGTYRLVIRLYNHELIAQRLLTIRVTPAFWDTWWFRLISVLFIGVLAYFLFQFYINRLNQQHSEDKLRFFTNIAHDLRTALTLIKAPIEELNQVNSLSKHDKEYLHLATEQMRRLTSVATQLLDFQKIDIAKEPFHPAMTDAVALAGCRVSMFESIAAAKQIQINYHYNIDTCLISIDIDMMERVIDNLLSNAVKYSHEHSTIEVYFQADEHEWKLSVTDYGIGISHKAQSNLFHEFYRSENAINAKIAGSGIGLSMAKALVELHNGKISVESEEGKGSTFQIVIPICKSEIQQDTDKATDDSSENNPSGNYSTGDMRILIVEDNDDLRHFMIRPLGKHFQVATASDGVEAWEYIQKEIPDLIVSDIMMPRMDGFELCHQVKSNFDTSHIPIILLTALSEKTTELQGLGLGADDYVTKPFDMKMLTQRIISIIRNRRVIGAKYIASDSITNAKDETENPLNTLNDAFVKQALEVVELHLDDANFGKDHFAKEMGVSTSLLFKKMKALTGMSIVDFIRSIRMKHAMRLIKENQYTIGEIAYKCGFSSIGYFSTSFKKHFGKSPTDFMP; this comes from the coding sequence ATGAAGTCACTTTTTTTGCTCTTCGCCTTTCTGCTCATACCGTTCACGGGGTATTGCGTTGGCGACTTAAACTTCTATAACATCAATGATACCTATGGAATAGCTAACCGTGAGACCACCTCAATATGCAAAGATGCTGACGGGTTCATTTGGATTGCCTCCAAAACGGGCATCATGAGGCTAACGGACAGTGATTGCCGAGTATATCAGCTACCATATGAATCAATGGCCGTGGTTTCCGTCGAAGTAATCTGGCAGGAAAACCACTTAATGGCTTTCACCAACCAAGGTGAGATATTTTGGTACAACCCACGACAAGATAGTTTCGAACGCTTCTTCAACTTCTCCAAACAAGTAAAGAGCGCTAACCTTTGGCTCTTCAATTTGGAAGTGGATGCCGACGGAGGTTTGTGGATAGCCTCTTCTTTGGGACTATATTATTATAAAGATAATCGTTGTACTCTAATAGCCCAACTCCCCAGCGGTGCATACCATACAACTCGCTATGATGCTGACCACCTAATAGCCACTGCTCCCGAAGGTATTTTCATAGTTGACACAAAAAAACACCATGTGCAGCGCTGGAGTGGAAAAATGGATATACAGCCATCATCACTCCTGCTAGACCGGGCTATGAACCGACTGTGGATAGGTACCTATTCCAGTGGGCTTTACTATTTTGACTGCACCTCACAAAAACTTCATGTAGCCACTGTACCAAACTTTCCGCAACAATGCATCAAAAGCATAGAGCTAGTACGCGATTCCACCCTTTGGTGCGGTATTGACGGACGCGGCGTATGGGTAGTCTCACATGACGGTAGCCGAAAGCTCTCAACCTATCAAGAGGATGTGGACAATCAGTTCTCTATATGCGGAAATGGCGTATACGACGTTTATTATGAATCCCCGGGACGAATCTGGGTATGTTCAGTTACCGGTGGCACATCAGTGGCAGACCTCTCATCACCCACAGTAGTTCAGTTACGTCATAGCATCAACAACCACAACTCCCTGATTAACAATCACATTCATGCCCTGATTGAAGACAGTCGCGGGCAACTATGGACAGGAACTAACAGCGGTCTGAGTTGTTGGAAACCACACAGCGACAAGTGGGTCAATTATTTTGAGGAAAGAGATGGAGAAACATACATCGTTCTGTCACTATGCGAAGACACCGACGGAAACATCTGGGCAGGAACCTATGCCCACGGCGTATACGTAATCGATAGTAAAAGCTTACGAATTATTGCTCACCATACACAACCCACGGGCATTCTCTCTAAGGCAGGCTTTGTTTTCGATATTTTGAAAGATAACGAGGGGGACATGTGGCTTGGAGGAATAAGCGGAGAAATCATTAGATATAACCATCTCAGCCGAAAGTTCGAAACCTTCCCTAAAGAGCCTGTATATGCTATGGCCGAATGGGGCGATCGCATGATAATACTAGGCTGCAACTACGGATTAGTCATGCTTGATAAAGAGACAAAGAAGCTAACCAAGATACTGACTGACAACATGATACAGGACGTAGTTGTAGTACAAGATAAGATATGGGCAGGTAGTAGTGGCGGAGGACTATTCAGCTACAACATCCGCACGCATACCGTAAAGAGATATGATACAAGCAACGGGCTTACATCTAACTATGTGAACAGCCTTATCTATGCAGACGGGTATCTTTGGTTAGGAACTGAAAACGGGCTTTGTCGTTTCAATACCATTGACAAGACGATTACCACTTACCCTTCTCCGATGAACATATCCACGATCTCTTATAACTCAGATGCCTGTTTCCAGCTGCAAAACGGCATGTTTGCGTGGGGGACATCCGACGGCGTAATCATGCAAGATCCGAAGTACCTATACCGACATAAATCCACAAGTCACATTTATATACAAGATATACTTCTGTCAGGACGATCCATCCGTCAGTATCCCGACCTCTTACCCGAAATTCCGCTAGACAGCGTCAGCGAAATCACTCTTGACCATCAGCAGAACAATGTGACGCTAAACATCTTACCTCTAGGAGATGATTCACGCACAGCACGCTTCTCGTGGAAAATGGAGGGAGTTGACAATGACTGGAATACTTTGACCGACCAGAGATTCATTAATTATACCAACCTTAATCCAGGCACTTACCGACTGGTTATCCGATTATACAATCACGAACTGATTGCCCAGCGCTTGCTGACTATTCGTGTTACTCCGGCATTTTGGGATACATGGTGGTTCAGGCTAATTAGTGTACTGTTTATCGGCGTTTTGGCTTACTTCCTGTTCCAGTTCTATATCAATCGCCTCAACCAACAGCATTCCGAAGATAAACTGCGCTTCTTTACCAATATCGCTCACGATTTGCGCACAGCGCTTACTCTCATAAAGGCACCCATTGAAGAATTAAATCAAGTCAACAGCCTCTCCAAACATGACAAAGAATATCTACATTTAGCAACAGAACAGATGCGACGCTTAACATCAGTAGCTACTCAACTACTCGACTTCCAAAAAATAGATATAGCCAAAGAACCATTTCATCCAGCTATGACTGATGCCGTAGCTCTTGCAGGCTGCCGCGTCAGCATGTTCGAATCGATAGCAGCAGCAAAACAGATACAGATCAATTATCATTATAATATAGATACCTGCCTCATATCCATCGATATTGATATGATGGAGCGAGTGATAGATAACCTACTCTCCAATGCTGTTAAGTATTCACATGAACACTCCACCATAGAAGTATACTTCCAGGCAGACGAACACGAATGGAAGCTAAGTGTAACAGACTATGGCATTGGCATTAGCCATAAGGCACAAAGCAATCTGTTCCACGAGTTCTATCGCAGTGAAAATGCCATTAACGCAAAAATCGCAGGCTCCGGCATCGGACTATCCATGGCAAAAGCACTGGTAGAACTGCACAATGGCAAAATTAGTGTAGAAAGTGAAGAAGGAAAAGGCTCTACATTCCAAATCGTCATCCCCATCTGCAAAAGCGAAATACAGCAAGATACCGATAAAGCTACAGATGACTCATCAGAGAATAATCCATCCGGCAACTACTCAACCGGAGATATGCGTATATTAATTGTAGAAGATAATGATGACTTACGCCATTTCATGATCCGACCGTTGGGCAAACACTTCCAAGTAGCCACCGCCTCCGACGGAGTTGAAGCATGGGAATACATCCAAAAAGAAATTCCTGACCTCATTGTTTCAGATATCATGATGCCTCGAATGGACGGTTTCGAGCTATGCCATCAGGTAAAATCAAATTTTGATACCTCGCATATCCCTATTATCCTGCTTACTGCCCTCTCCGAGAAGACAACCGAATTACAAGGTTTAGGACTAGGAGCAGACGATTATGTGACCAAACCGTTTGATATGAAGATGCTCACGCAACGTATCATTTCCATCATACGCAACCGTCGCGTCATTGGAGCAAAATACATTGCATCCGACTCCATAACCAACGCTAAAGACGAAACCGAAAATCCGCTCAACACACTGAACGATGCTTTCGTAAAACAAGCATTAGAAGTGGTCGAACTGCATTTAGACGATGCGAATTTTGGCAAAGATCATTTTGCAAAGGAGATGGGCGTCAGCACATCACTCCTATTCAAAAAGATGAAAGCACTCACCGGCATGTCCATAGTAGATTTCATACGTAGCATACGCATGAAACACGCCATGAGACTCATTAAAGAAAACCAATATACTATTGGCGAAATAGCTTACAAATGCGGATTCTCCAGCATCGGTTATTTCAGTACCAGCTTTAAAAAACATTTTGGTAAATCACCTACTGATTTCATGCCCTGA